The following coding sequences lie in one Maribacter forsetii DSM 18668 genomic window:
- a CDS encoding alpha-L-fucosidase: MKKLTKILTVLVLVASMNMSCAQTKKAVQLSEDERMEWWRDAKFGMFIHWGAYSIIGGERGENIAGGGAEWAMDKLDYTIEEYEKFPAMFNPELFNADDWVKMAKDAGMKYIVITSKHHDGFGLWDSQVSDYDIMDASPFKRDIIRELAEASRKQGIKFGVYHSIVDWHHPQAQGNLFPNYNAGQKDQTVVNPEFPQYYKNYLKPQVKELLTNYGDIDVVWFDGDWIADYTTEMGKDMYGFIREIQPNTIINNRVDKGRNGMEGMDVEGNFAGDFGTPEQEIPATGIDEDWEACMTMNGTWGYKPDDTKWKSSEDLIQKLVDIVSKGGNFLLNIGPDGFGRFPAQSIRRLKAMGEWTEVNGESVYGAKASPYDMPEWGRYTTKDGVIYAHVFNWPEDGKLKLHKDLKVKKATLLANSNAELKVLATSREVFIDMPMQAPDATVSVVKIELAK, translated from the coding sequence ATGAAAAAGCTAACAAAAATACTAACGGTACTTGTACTTGTAGCAAGTATGAATATGAGTTGTGCACAAACTAAAAAAGCAGTACAATTGTCTGAAGATGAACGAATGGAGTGGTGGCGCGATGCCAAATTCGGTATGTTCATACACTGGGGCGCATATTCTATAATAGGCGGTGAAAGAGGTGAGAATATAGCTGGTGGTGGTGCCGAATGGGCAATGGATAAATTAGATTATACGATAGAAGAATATGAGAAGTTTCCGGCAATGTTCAATCCAGAATTGTTCAATGCAGATGATTGGGTGAAAATGGCTAAAGATGCCGGTATGAAATATATCGTAATTACCTCAAAACACCATGACGGGTTCGGTTTATGGGACTCTCAAGTGTCTGATTATGACATTATGGATGCCTCCCCATTTAAACGTGATATCATCAGAGAATTAGCAGAAGCTTCAAGAAAACAGGGTATTAAATTTGGAGTGTATCACTCCATTGTAGACTGGCACCATCCGCAGGCACAAGGTAATTTGTTTCCAAATTACAATGCTGGTCAAAAAGATCAGACAGTAGTGAATCCTGAATTTCCGCAATACTATAAAAACTACCTAAAACCACAAGTAAAAGAGTTGTTGACAAATTACGGAGACATCGATGTAGTCTGGTTCGATGGTGATTGGATCGCTGATTACACTACAGAAATGGGTAAGGATATGTACGGATTTATACGTGAAATACAGCCAAATACTATAATCAACAACAGAGTTGATAAGGGAAGAAATGGAATGGAAGGTATGGATGTAGAAGGAAATTTTGCCGGAGATTTTGGTACGCCAGAACAAGAGATACCAGCAACGGGTATCGATGAAGATTGGGAAGCTTGCATGACCATGAACGGTACTTGGGGTTATAAGCCAGACGATACGAAATGGAAAAGTAGCGAAGACCTTATTCAGAAGTTGGTCGATATCGTATCAAAAGGAGGAAACTTCTTGTTGAATATAGGTCCTGATGGTTTTGGTAGATTTCCTGCACAAAGTATAAGAAGATTAAAGGCGATGGGTGAGTGGACCGAAGTTAATGGCGAGTCAGTTTATGGAGCAAAAGCTAGTCCGTACGATATGCCAGAATGGGGTAGATATACGACTAAAGACGGAGTTATTTATGCCCATGTTTTTAACTGGCCAGAAGATGGAAAATTAAAGCTTCACAAAGATTTAAAAGTAAAAAAAGCAACTTTATTAGCAAATTCTAATGCAGAATTAAAAGTATTAGCAACCTCTAGAGAGGTATTCATAGATATGCCGATGCAAGCTCCAGATGCTACTGTTTCTGTTGTTAAAATAGAATTGGCTAAATAG
- a CDS encoding PDZ domain-containing protein, with protein MNKCLLFIMAVVLLCSCASEDNAVEIYVDSNERMVGDGSKEHPFNSIASALHKAKEIKGTSENAEITVKLLDGDYYLMKAIVIDSSLNGLTITGTDASKVTIKGSRKLETNWQKFNEDIYVTSVAKKSDFDQLIIDDTPQTLARYPNYDENGGYWQGHASDAISKERIATWNNPVGAYFHVLHGGRWGGFHYQITGINDNGTPKLKGGHQNNRPSRPHEKYRMVENVFEELDAPGEWFLDKASSKLYYYPSEGVNLVNTTAEVSALKDLFQLIGTAENPVKDITISNISLQHTKRTFMEEFEPLLRSDWTIYRGGVVFFEGTENCTVKRCIFKDLGGNVIFASKYNDNLKIAENNIYDCGASAISFVGDPSAVRSPAFQYGEVVPYSEMDTLPGPKNELYPRNSLVENNLIHRIGRTEKQTAGVQIAMAMDITIRSNSIYDVPRAGINISDGTWGGHLIEKNDVFNTVLETSDHGSFNSWGRDRFWHPNRKVMDSMTLEHPKMYTWDAIKTTTIRQNRFRCDHGWDIDLDDGSSNYHIYNNLCLNNGIKLREGFERVVENNILVNNSLHPHVWFANSLDVFTHNVVAKAYQDVGLKGWGKDLDYNLFPNEESMMKSQIYSRDIHSVYGNPEFKNPSKLDFTIMNDSLIKAIGFKNYPMDEFGVQIPTLKRIAKTPEVPVLTTGSKSEDKESPTVEWLRNSLKSVDSEQEQSAYGLKSAAGVIILGVWNKSPAVQNNGLKKGDVIIEVEGKPIATIKDFFTINQNYQNEGKLTVVVMRNQSEKKLTIQTK; from the coding sequence ATGAATAAATGTTTACTTTTTATCATGGCTGTGGTTCTGTTGTGCTCTTGTGCTTCAGAAGATAATGCTGTAGAAATATATGTAGATTCTAATGAACGAATGGTAGGTGATGGCAGTAAAGAGCATCCGTTTAATTCGATTGCAAGTGCATTGCATAAAGCGAAAGAAATAAAAGGAACTTCAGAGAATGCAGAAATAACGGTCAAGCTTTTAGATGGCGATTATTATTTAATGAAAGCCATTGTAATCGATTCCTCATTAAACGGATTAACAATAACTGGAACAGATGCTTCAAAAGTTACTATCAAGGGTTCTAGAAAACTAGAAACAAACTGGCAAAAATTCAACGAAGATATTTATGTCACTTCGGTTGCAAAAAAATCAGATTTTGATCAATTAATAATTGATGATACTCCGCAAACATTAGCAAGGTACCCAAATTATGATGAAAATGGTGGGTACTGGCAAGGGCATGCGTCAGATGCTATAAGTAAAGAAAGAATAGCCACATGGAACAATCCTGTAGGAGCATATTTTCATGTATTGCATGGCGGTAGATGGGGCGGATTCCATTATCAAATTACTGGAATAAATGATAATGGTACCCCAAAATTAAAAGGTGGTCATCAAAATAACAGACCATCAAGACCTCATGAAAAATATCGAATGGTCGAAAATGTGTTTGAAGAGTTAGATGCACCGGGCGAGTGGTTTTTAGATAAAGCAAGTTCAAAACTTTATTATTATCCGTCTGAGGGTGTGAACCTAGTAAACACCACAGCTGAGGTTTCGGCCTTAAAAGATCTGTTTCAGTTAATAGGTACTGCTGAAAATCCTGTAAAAGATATAACCATATCTAACATAAGTTTACAGCATACCAAACGTACTTTTATGGAAGAGTTTGAACCTTTATTACGAAGTGATTGGACCATCTATAGAGGCGGAGTAGTATTTTTTGAAGGTACTGAAAACTGCACTGTAAAACGCTGTATATTTAAAGATTTAGGCGGTAATGTCATATTTGCAAGTAAGTACAATGACAATTTAAAAATAGCCGAAAATAATATTTATGATTGTGGGGCAAGTGCTATTAGTTTTGTTGGTGATCCTTCGGCAGTTAGATCACCCGCTTTTCAGTATGGAGAAGTAGTGCCCTATTCAGAGATGGATACCCTACCGGGACCTAAAAACGAGCTGTACCCTAGAAACAGTTTGGTAGAGAACAACTTAATTCACAGAATAGGCAGAACAGAAAAACAAACGGCTGGTGTGCAAATAGCCATGGCAATGGATATAACCATACGTTCTAATAGCATTTATGATGTGCCTAGAGCCGGTATTAATATTAGCGATGGTACTTGGGGCGGACATCTTATTGAAAAGAATGATGTTTTCAATACCGTATTGGAAACCAGTGACCATGGGTCTTTCAATTCTTGGGGGCGTGATCGTTTTTGGCACCCGAATAGAAAGGTGATGGATAGTATGACTTTAGAGCACCCAAAAATGTACACTTGGGATGCTATAAAAACGACGACCATTCGTCAGAATAGATTTAGATGCGACCATGGTTGGGATATTGATTTAGACGATGGCTCATCTAACTATCACATTTACAATAACCTGTGTTTAAATAATGGGATTAAACTGCGAGAAGGTTTTGAACGTGTGGTAGAGAATAATATTTTGGTGAACAATTCTTTGCATCCGCATGTGTGGTTTGCAAATAGCTTAGATGTTTTTACGCATAATGTGGTAGCCAAGGCATATCAAGATGTAGGATTGAAAGGTTGGGGAAAAGACTTGGATTACAACCTATTCCCTAATGAAGAAAGCATGATGAAATCTCAGATATATAGTAGAGATATACACAGTGTTTACGGAAATCCGGAATTTAAGAATCCTTCAAAACTTGATTTTACGATCATGAACGATTCTTTAATTAAAGCTATAGGATTTAAAAATTATCCCATGGATGAGTTTGGTGTGCAAATACCAACTTTAAAACGGATAGCTAAAACCCCAGAAGTACCTGTACTTACTACCGGAAGCAAATCCGAAGACAAAGAAAGTCCGACAGTAGAATGGCTTCGCAATAGCTTAAAAAGTGTAGACTCTGAACAAGAGCAATCTGCATACGGATTAAAATCTGCGGCAGGAGTAATCATATTAGGGGTTTGGAACAAAAGTCCCGCAGTACAAAACAACGGTCTCAAAAAAGGAGATGTAATTATAGAAGTAGAGGGCAAACCGATTGCCACCATAAAAGACTTCTTTACCATCAATCAAAATTATCAAAACGAAGGCAAGCTAACGGTAGTGGTCATGCGTAATCAATCAGAGAAAAAACTAACAATTCAAACTAAATAA
- a CDS encoding alpha/beta hydrolase encodes MKSRLQHIGIRRILVALCISASIFVSAQKKYSISIPGKQLKELVYKVVNGDTLKMELYSPDNWTSTKKFPAIIFFYGGGWNGGTLDQFRGQAGYFASRGMVTVLADYRVKSRQGTTPYESVKDAKSAVRFLKHNAARLQIDTTKLVASGGSAGGHLAAAVALLPGVNDSIDDIKIDTKVSAVILYNAVVDNGPGEGGFQHERMGKSWLTISPIHHIEKGAPPTLLFLGDQDKIIPVSVAHEYKSKMEAVFSRCDVIIYKGQGHGFFNPRVKSNEYYLKTTREADKFLSSLGYIKGEPTIE; translated from the coding sequence ATGAAAAGTAGGCTACAACATATTGGTATAAGAAGAATATTGGTCGCGTTGTGCATTTCGGCTAGCATATTTGTGAGCGCTCAAAAGAAATATAGTATTTCAATACCAGGTAAACAGTTAAAAGAATTGGTCTACAAAGTGGTTAATGGAGATACTTTGAAAATGGAATTGTATTCACCGGATAACTGGACTTCGACTAAAAAATTCCCAGCGATCATTTTCTTCTACGGAGGAGGTTGGAATGGAGGAACTTTAGATCAATTCAGGGGTCAAGCAGGATATTTTGCTTCACGTGGTATGGTAACGGTATTAGCAGATTATAGAGTAAAAAGCAGACAGGGTACCACACCTTATGAATCTGTAAAAGATGCAAAATCGGCAGTTCGTTTTTTGAAACATAATGCAGCAAGGTTACAAATAGATACGACTAAATTGGTAGCATCAGGTGGTTCTGCAGGCGGTCATTTAGCTGCTGCCGTAGCATTGCTTCCGGGTGTAAATGACAGCATTGATGATATTAAAATTGACACCAAAGTAAGTGCCGTCATTTTGTATAATGCCGTGGTAGATAATGGTCCTGGAGAGGGTGGTTTTCAACATGAAAGAATGGGTAAGAGCTGGTTAACAATTTCTCCCATACATCATATAGAAAAAGGTGCGCCACCGACATTACTCTTTTTAGGTGACCAAGATAAGATAATTCCGGTTTCTGTGGCACATGAGTACAAATCGAAAATGGAAGCGGTTTTCAGCAGATGCGATGTCATTATTTATAAAGGTCAAGGTCATGGATTTTTTAACCCTAGAGTAAAATCAAATGAATATTATTTAAAGACAACTCGTGAAGCTGATAAATTTTTGAGCTCTTTAGGTTATATAAAAGGAGAACCAACAATAGAATAG
- a CDS encoding heparinase II/III domain-containing protein, which yields MGRTGIYIVLIICVWLGLKPGYGQEESHPRIYVTNKEKDAFKASLKTVIWKKDLIERKKEGLQKYIELWQQNPEWLVSRLQMNWKTRHDKVFLKGGDFSHSEGKAPVPTVRFSGTRDWATDYRSPSLENVLPYSDDAKGLYLEHKKTGKKEWIAPKESGHIIEGINRKIMSLVEDAAFLYWVTGDKTYADFATPVFTTYIEGMYFRDAPVDLENTNQQFISGLATFEVIHEKVLISLITTYDFLYEHFQSQKMNLAHCEAVFQKWGDQIIKNGIPNNNWNLFQARFLTYVALVLEPNKNYKNCKGREYYLEHTFNTSTDRQISIKESLLVYDQENGIWPESASYSVHVITTLLNIITLLDNFTDVNELSNFPVVEKAALSSFQYLFPSGHTIGFGDSAHKKLPAENFELLISNYHKYNQQEKLKVISSLLDDMIAEGNYKREAKDLFQLFFYVNDIPSVQLNEELKSQLVSPTFYAPNVSWFNQRMGSGDNAVMVATTGTYGNHAHANGVSIELYANGYVLGPDMGKGSSYWHDDHRQYYSRMPAHNTVVVDGISDYAAMRSYHPFKLENSFPKSGTSSNFDKITFSNVSFTEPKTEAKQLRFTSLIKGPAGDGYMVDVFRSRKQNDVLQRHDYFYHNLGTELKLNTTEGLVKLEATKDLGSHQGDIKAYDYLTEKKKLTTPKAVQANFSFNTEGRTSNIMEVWVKGSADQNLFTAMAPKSKASTSATTPKELLNKPVPTLMVQRNAEAWDNPFAMVFNPLDVTGNNPISEVNFLQIDENSTAQEVAVKFSDGITQDKLIVNEDENTILAQEDLYQKGLMSVVRTDKNKEQPTFIFLSGMYRFEQNNWGVLASGESVTISFEIEGDEILIQNDHPLVFNIPKPAKGKEAVLHLFEGDKLVDKRRGLKSWANDAQLEFRLSKGYSKVLVKIQNSTNEK from the coding sequence ATGGGTAGAACAGGTATATATATTGTTTTAATAATTTGTGTGTGGCTAGGGCTAAAACCTGGCTACGGGCAAGAAGAAAGTCATCCAAGAATATATGTTACTAATAAAGAAAAAGATGCTTTTAAAGCATCCTTAAAAACTGTAATATGGAAAAAAGACTTAATTGAAAGGAAGAAAGAGGGTTTGCAAAAGTATATTGAGCTTTGGCAGCAAAATCCAGAGTGGTTGGTTTCAAGACTACAGATGAACTGGAAAACCAGGCATGATAAAGTTTTTTTAAAAGGCGGTGATTTTTCACATTCAGAAGGAAAAGCTCCCGTGCCTACGGTACGATTTTCAGGTACAAGAGATTGGGCTACAGACTATAGGTCGCCATCTTTAGAAAATGTATTACCTTATTCCGATGACGCCAAAGGATTGTATTTAGAGCATAAAAAGACAGGAAAAAAAGAGTGGATAGCACCTAAAGAATCTGGTCATATCATAGAAGGTATTAACCGTAAGATCATGTCTTTAGTAGAAGATGCAGCTTTTTTGTATTGGGTTACCGGTGATAAAACGTATGCTGATTTTGCAACACCAGTTTTTACCACCTACATAGAGGGTATGTATTTTAGGGATGCCCCTGTAGATTTAGAAAATACGAACCAACAATTTATTTCTGGATTAGCCACTTTTGAGGTTATTCATGAAAAGGTGTTAATTAGTTTAATTACCACTTACGACTTTTTATACGAACATTTTCAATCTCAAAAAATGAACCTCGCTCATTGCGAGGCCGTTTTTCAAAAATGGGGGGATCAGATTATTAAAAATGGGATACCTAATAATAATTGGAACTTGTTTCAAGCGCGGTTTTTAACCTATGTAGCTTTGGTCTTAGAGCCAAATAAAAATTATAAAAATTGTAAGGGCAGGGAATACTATTTAGAACATACATTTAATACGTCGACCGATAGACAAATTTCAATTAAAGAATCTTTACTGGTCTATGATCAAGAAAACGGCATTTGGCCCGAGTCGGCTTCATATTCCGTTCATGTGATTACTACACTTTTAAATATCATCACCCTATTGGATAATTTCACAGATGTAAATGAATTATCTAATTTCCCGGTAGTCGAAAAAGCCGCTTTGTCATCTTTTCAATACCTTTTTCCATCAGGTCATACTATTGGTTTTGGCGATTCTGCACATAAAAAACTGCCAGCCGAAAATTTTGAATTACTGATTTCCAATTATCACAAATACAATCAGCAAGAGAAGTTAAAAGTGATATCGAGTTTACTTGATGATATGATTGCTGAAGGCAATTATAAAAGAGAGGCAAAAGACTTGTTCCAATTATTCTTTTATGTTAATGATATACCATCAGTTCAATTAAATGAAGAGCTTAAAAGTCAATTGGTATCTCCTACATTTTATGCGCCTAATGTCAGTTGGTTTAACCAAAGAATGGGTAGTGGAGATAATGCCGTCATGGTGGCAACCACCGGAACATATGGCAATCATGCACATGCGAATGGAGTATCAATAGAGTTGTATGCAAATGGCTATGTTCTAGGTCCAGATATGGGTAAGGGTTCTAGCTATTGGCATGATGATCATAGGCAATACTATTCTAGAATGCCTGCACATAATACGGTAGTAGTAGATGGTATTTCAGACTATGCGGCAATGCGTAGCTATCATCCTTTTAAATTGGAAAACAGCTTCCCAAAATCTGGCACATCTTCAAATTTCGATAAAATTACATTCTCAAATGTCTCGTTTACAGAGCCAAAAACCGAAGCAAAACAATTACGGTTTACATCGCTGATAAAAGGTCCTGCAGGAGATGGTTATATGGTTGATGTTTTTAGATCCAGAAAACAAAATGATGTGTTGCAACGGCATGATTATTTCTATCATAATCTAGGTACAGAATTAAAATTGAATACAACGGAAGGGTTAGTGAAATTGGAAGCCACGAAAGATTTAGGAAGTCACCAAGGCGATATAAAAGCATACGATTATTTGACTGAAAAAAAGAAATTGACGACGCCGAAAGCTGTTCAGGCAAATTTCAGTTTTAATACCGAAGGGCGTACTTCAAATATTATGGAAGTTTGGGTAAAGGGTAGTGCCGATCAAAATTTGTTTACGGCAATGGCGCCAAAATCTAAAGCATCCACAAGCGCAACTACACCAAAGGAATTATTGAATAAACCGGTTCCAACTCTTATGGTACAGCGCAATGCGGAAGCTTGGGATAATCCGTTTGCAATGGTATTCAATCCGTTAGATGTAACAGGAAACAATCCTATTTCTGAAGTTAATTTTTTACAAATTGATGAAAACAGTACCGCCCAAGAAGTAGCTGTGAAATTTAGTGATGGTATAACACAAGATAAGTTGATAGTCAATGAGGATGAAAATACAATTCTAGCGCAGGAAGATTTGTATCAAAAAGGATTAATGTCCGTCGTAAGAACAGATAAGAATAAAGAGCAACCAACTTTTATCTTCCTTTCAGGAATGTATAGGTTTGAACAAAATAATTGGGGAGTTCTAGCATCAGGTGAATCAGTTACTATATCCTTTGAAATTGAAGGAGATGAAATTTTGATTCAGAACGATCATCCGTTGGTATTTAATATTCCAAAACCAGCAAAAGGAAAGGAAGCAGTATTGCATTTATTTGAAGGTGATAAATTAGTAGACAAAAGAAGAGGACTAAAAAGTTGGGCAAACGATGCACAGTTAGAATTCAGATTATCAAAAGGGTATTCAAAAGTGCTTGTTAAAATTCAAAATAGTACAAATGAAAAGTAG
- a CDS encoding sulfatase family protein, protein MNLKYLSKFTFLFLFMVVMSCKTEKGKENKKEVLVLPKRPNIIFMMSDDHAYQAISAYSNHLIETPNIDRIAHEGIKFTNACVSNSICAPSRATILTGKHCHIHGKVDNVFPFDESQITFPQLMQQAGYQTAMFGKLHFGNNPKGIDEFKILPGQGQYYNPDFNTNEGTITVEGYVTDIIMDMTIDWLENRRQADKPFMLFSMQKAPHREWLPAPRHFKEYTKKTFVEPLTLFDDYEGRGTAAKTAEMNLLEHMNWAGDSKVYPEVMKKLGLKDTSGWDLEAFEREVGRMKKDQRAVWDSIYGPVIEDFKAKYPEMSEKELMRWRYQRYMQDYLGCIASVDENVGRLLDYLDETKLAENTVVIYTSDQGFYLGEHGWFDKRFVYDESFKTPLLIKWPNVIQPGITNTEMVQNLDFAQTILEIAGIDAPSDMQGESLLPLLLGNDEEWTREAVYYHYYEYPGIHMVKRHYAIITQEYKLAHFYYDVDEWELYDRKKDTQEMKNVIDDPAYANVVVELKEQLQGLRDQYGDSSELDQEILRKYIEAMNNPDAETVPLH, encoded by the coding sequence ATGAATCTAAAATATCTCTCAAAATTTACATTTCTTTTTTTATTTATGGTGGTAATGTCATGTAAAACAGAAAAGGGAAAAGAAAATAAAAAAGAGGTACTTGTTTTACCAAAACGACCCAATATAATCTTCATGATGTCAGATGACCATGCCTACCAGGCCATCAGTGCATATAGCAATCATTTGATCGAAACTCCAAATATAGACCGAATTGCTCATGAGGGTATTAAGTTTACCAATGCTTGCGTATCTAACTCTATTTGTGCACCATCAAGAGCAACAATACTAACCGGTAAGCATTGTCATATTCATGGAAAGGTAGACAATGTATTCCCTTTTGATGAATCGCAGATCACTTTTCCTCAGTTAATGCAACAAGCGGGTTATCAAACAGCAATGTTCGGAAAGTTACATTTTGGGAATAATCCGAAAGGAATCGATGAATTTAAAATCTTACCAGGGCAAGGGCAATATTACAATCCTGATTTTAATACCAATGAAGGCACAATAACTGTTGAAGGCTATGTTACGGATATTATTATGGACATGACTATTGACTGGTTAGAAAACAGAAGACAAGCGGACAAGCCCTTTATGTTGTTCTCCATGCAAAAAGCACCACATAGAGAATGGTTACCGGCACCTCGCCATTTTAAAGAATACACAAAAAAAACATTTGTAGAGCCATTAACTTTGTTTGATGATTATGAGGGTAGGGGTACTGCGGCCAAAACAGCAGAAATGAATTTGTTGGAACACATGAACTGGGCAGGTGATTCAAAAGTGTACCCCGAGGTTATGAAAAAGCTTGGTCTAAAAGATACATCTGGCTGGGATCTAGAAGCTTTTGAAAGAGAGGTAGGGCGTATGAAAAAAGATCAACGTGCCGTTTGGGATTCGATCTATGGTCCAGTAATCGAAGATTTCAAAGCCAAATATCCAGAAATGAGCGAGAAAGAACTAATGCGCTGGCGTTACCAACGTTATATGCAAGATTATTTAGGCTGTATTGCATCGGTAGATGAGAATGTGGGTCGCCTTTTAGATTATTTGGATGAAACTAAATTAGCAGAAAATACGGTAGTTATTTACACATCAGATCAAGGTTTTTATTTGGGAGAACATGGGTGGTTTGATAAGCGCTTCGTTTATGATGAATCTTTCAAAACACCATTGTTGATCAAATGGCCAAATGTCATTCAACCAGGTATAACCAATACCGAAATGGTTCAAAATTTAGATTTTGCACAAACCATTTTAGAAATTGCAGGAATTGATGCACCATCTGATATGCAGGGGGAAAGCTTATTGCCATTACTCTTAGGAAATGATGAAGAATGGACGAGAGAAGCGGTATACTATCATTATTACGAATACCCAGGAATTCATATGGTTAAAAGACATTATGCCATTATTACGCAAGAATATAAACTAGCACATTTTTACTATGATGTAGACGAATGGGAATTATATGACCGAAAGAAAGATACTCAAGAAATGAAGAATGTTATAGATGATCCTGCATATGCTAATGTTGTAGTAGAACTGAAAGAGCAGCTACAGGGTTTACGCGATCAATACGGAGACAGTTCTGAGTTGGATCAAGAGATTTTAAGAAAATATATTGAAGCAATGAATAACCCAGATGCAGAAACAGTACCGTTGCATTAA
- a CDS encoding alpha/beta hydrolase, giving the protein MSKKVFGCIILFFHINIFVFAGDVDTLIVHSNAMNKDIKNVVITPEGYAKKESAYSVVYLLHGAGGDYKTWLKVAPKLKEYSDYYNVIIVCPDGERTSWYLDSPIDSTYKYEAYVSEELIASVDEKYNTVTEAKGRAISGLSMGGHGALYLAFRHTDIWGAAASMSGGVDLRPYGLRWEIQKRLGSITEHPEYWEENSVINLIHLISDKKLIFQIDCGTEDFFYPDNKRLHEKLIERKIPHDYTERPGKHNTDYWRNSIKYQLLFFNDFFNKLEQVE; this is encoded by the coding sequence ATGAGTAAGAAAGTATTTGGGTGCATAATTCTATTTTTTCATATCAACATTTTTGTTTTTGCCGGTGATGTAGATACGCTAATAGTGCATAGTAATGCAATGAATAAGGACATTAAAAATGTTGTTATTACGCCAGAAGGTTATGCAAAAAAAGAGAGCGCCTATTCAGTTGTTTATTTATTGCATGGTGCAGGTGGAGATTATAAAACGTGGTTAAAAGTAGCACCTAAATTAAAGGAATACTCAGATTATTATAATGTAATAATTGTATGTCCTGATGGTGAAAGAACAAGTTGGTACTTAGATAGCCCAATAGATTCAACTTATAAATATGAAGCATATGTTTCAGAAGAACTTATAGCCTCTGTCGATGAAAAATATAATACCGTTACAGAGGCAAAAGGTAGAGCAATTTCTGGTTTAAGTATGGGTGGGCATGGTGCATTATACTTGGCTTTTAGACATACGGATATTTGGGGCGCTGCGGCTAGTATGAGTGGTGGTGTTGATTTAAGACCCTATGGTTTACGATGGGAGATACAAAAACGTTTGGGAAGTATAACTGAGCATCCAGAGTATTGGGAGGAGAATAGTGTCATCAATTTAATACATCTAATTAGCGATAAAAAGTTAATTTTTCAGATAGATTGCGGAACAGAGGATTTCTTCTATCCAGATAATAAGAGATTACATGAGAAATTAATAGAAAGAAAAATTCCGCATGATTATACGGAAAGACCAGGTAAGCATAATACAGATTATTGGAGAAATTCTATTAAGTATCAATTGTTGTTTTTTAATGATTTCTTCAACAAATTAGAACAAGTAGAATAG